Proteins encoded together in one Chryseobacterium taklimakanense window:
- the qatD gene encoding Qat anti-phage system TatD family nuclease QatD, with the protein MNIDAHCHIDLYQNPRKILIEANNSNLAVLSMTNLPSHFELGYSYFKTLKKVRLALGMHPLMAEFHKKEFPLFMRNLHKTSYIGEVGLDFSMEGINTKDIQIETFTKILSNIIGQRKILSIHSRKAEREVLNLLKEYKIRNAIFHWYSGSIKLIDEIAECGFFFSVNSAMIKSQNGRKILQKIPKNFLLTETDGPFVQENNTPLKPGQVESVITFLSELWSVSESDVKETLNSNFKNLLKSIK; encoded by the coding sequence ATGAATATTGACGCTCATTGTCATATAGATTTATATCAGAATCCAAGAAAGATTTTGATTGAAGCTAATAATTCTAATTTAGCTGTTTTATCAATGACAAATTTACCGAGTCATTTTGAGCTTGGTTACTCGTATTTTAAGACGCTTAAAAAAGTAAGATTAGCTCTTGGTATGCACCCTTTAATGGCGGAATTTCACAAAAAAGAATTTCCTTTATTTATGAGAAATTTACATAAGACTTCATACATTGGAGAAGTAGGGTTAGATTTTTCAATGGAAGGCATTAATACTAAGGATATTCAAATTGAAACATTCACAAAAATATTATCTAATATTATTGGTCAGAGAAAAATATTGAGCATACATTCAAGAAAGGCTGAAAGGGAAGTTTTAAATTTACTTAAAGAGTATAAAATTAGAAATGCTATTTTTCATTGGTATTCTGGAAGCATAAAATTGATTGATGAAATTGCAGAATGTGGTTTTTTCTTTTCTGTTAACTCAGCTATGATAAAATCTCAAAATGGGAGAAAAATTTTACAAAAAATTCCTAAGAATTTTCTTTTGACTGAAACAGATGGACCTTTTGTGCAGGAGAATAATACACCTTTAAAACCAGGACAAGTTGAAAGTGTTATTACATTTTTATCTGAATTATGGTCAGTATCTGAAAGTGATGTAAAAGAAACATTGAATTCAAATTTTAAAAATCTTCTTAAATCCATTAAATAA
- the qatC gene encoding Qat anti-phage system QueC-like protein QatC, producing MRVDIFFNDADYGKFSDMHLSFVENGRERRVPLSFLRYENVYDFSNDLSSVKFDFFLIAAIVYGVDNLLNRAVHSNDGWSRDIEVEFPVINLHVWIGKEEKLKKILDFLTGDNWMVSFCENNHDNFYYPRPLSRRRKLPRDYDKDSIISTSLFSGGLDSFIGVIDKLESIRNNEKLLLVSHFDSKSPGPNGDQHRLLSHLSSQYPNKIEWIQSKLALSRKDIEGNKVVVENNYRSRSLFFIGLGIYLSPVNELIIPENGTISINYPLTPSRVSSLSTRSTHPFVLMKLQELFNDIGLSVHLINSYSFKTKGEMFTECLNPQFLQRTFPDSVSCGKRGRKQHWSIRNGTEQCGRCMPCIYRRAALNASGFDNEIFGNDVTTVLSLNHDLPALFSYLKRDITLEKMKRDLVVSGNIEVSVLENYAAMVLRSKQEVINLFRDKGNNFVKSQLGI from the coding sequence ATGAGAGTAGATATATTTTTTAATGATGCGGATTATGGTAAATTTTCGGATATGCATCTTAGTTTTGTTGAAAATGGAAGAGAAAGAAGAGTGCCACTCTCTTTTTTAAGATATGAAAATGTTTATGACTTTTCAAATGATTTAAGTTCTGTTAAGTTTGATTTTTTCCTAATAGCAGCTATAGTATACGGAGTTGATAATCTTTTAAATAGGGCAGTGCACTCTAATGATGGATGGTCAAGAGATATAGAAGTTGAATTTCCTGTAATTAATTTACATGTTTGGATAGGAAAGGAAGAAAAACTAAAGAAAATACTTGATTTTTTGACGGGCGACAATTGGATGGTGTCCTTCTGTGAGAATAATCATGATAATTTTTATTATCCTAGACCTCTTTCTAGAAGAAGAAAGTTACCGAGAGATTATGATAAAGATTCAATCATTTCAACAAGTTTATTTTCGGGTGGTCTTGATTCATTTATAGGAGTTATAGACAAATTGGAATCAATTCGGAATAATGAAAAGTTGCTTTTGGTTTCACATTTTGATTCAAAATCACCTGGTCCAAATGGTGACCAACATAGACTATTATCACATTTATCATCTCAATACCCAAATAAAATTGAATGGATACAATCAAAATTGGCACTTTCACGTAAGGATATTGAAGGAAATAAAGTTGTTGTAGAAAATAACTATCGAAGTAGATCTTTATTTTTTATTGGCTTGGGCATTTACTTAAGCCCTGTTAACGAACTTATTATTCCGGAAAATGGAACAATTTCCATCAATTATCCATTAACTCCTTCTCGCGTAAGTTCTTTAAGTACTAGGTCAACACATCCATTTGTTTTAATGAAATTACAGGAGTTGTTTAACGATATAGGCTTGTCGGTTCACTTAATAAATTCTTATTCATTTAAGACAAAAGGCGAAATGTTCACCGAATGTTTAAACCCACAATTTTTACAAAGAACTTTTCCGGATTCAGTATCTTGTGGTAAAAGAGGAAGAAAACAGCATTGGTCAATTAGAAATGGCACAGAGCAATGTGGTAGGTGTATGCCTTGTATTTATAGGCGAGCGGCACTGAACGCATCTGGTTTCGACAATGAAATCTTTGGTAATGATGTTACGACGGTACTTTCTCTTAATCACGATTTGCCGGCATTATTTTCATATCTAAAAAGAGATATTACATTAGAAAAAATGAAAAGAGACTTAGTTGTGAGTGGTAATATAGAGGTGTCGGTTTTGGAGAATTATGCAGCAATGGTATTACGATCTAAGCAGGAAGTGATAAATTTGTTTCGAGATAAAGGTAACAATTTTGTAAAATCTCAATTAGGCATTTAA
- a CDS encoding KAP family P-loop NTPase fold protein, whose product MWADNETSEDLLGFKVHADLLIDIIKDESVLPITIGVFGDWGSGKSSILQIVKDEFDKEEDKDSLCIYFNGWTFEGYDDAKAALLNSILKELEDNKKISAEIKETIKEKAKKLWKSVDWMRGAGMVMKNIALPAVSAYFTGGVSLVPFAIQKLSELGDNPEKIIGKLQSKEGQETFKAFFKSQEEDKKTINAVAEFRKDFSELLEATNFKRLVVIIDDLDRCSPERIIENLEAIKLFVNVSKTAFVIGADPRIVKYAIEHKYKNDKEIEEDNSRIVIDYLEKLIQLPYSLPRLSESEVETYISMLICKKEIGNEKFKIVIEAFQKYRLKNKYSAFGLSEFESILDADDFSKVKDNVITIPALVPLITNSLYGNPRQIKRFLNTFTVRKRLAEVASLTGFKDSVLAKMMILEYSEPKLFKKLFDWQIVQDGIPKEIGEIESICEEKEIEKISEDLNDSDFKEWNKPKVIKWFQIEPFLSEIDLRDYYWIARDKLENSITSGSMIPPVVKSLFGQLLPDEMPAAVTKDILSNSFQQLNNIEKEAFFNLLSSNIKRNPQQKRLYDIFTIMLEEKIDNTAQYYIEALKVINISNIEPAVALRLSNFKSDPIIGDFLINYFQGGKSPASRSFNLKK is encoded by the coding sequence GATATAATAAAAGATGAATCCGTACTTCCAATTACGATTGGAGTTTTTGGTGATTGGGGAAGCGGTAAATCTAGTATTTTGCAGATTGTAAAAGATGAATTTGATAAAGAAGAAGATAAGGATTCGCTTTGCATATACTTTAATGGATGGACTTTCGAAGGATATGATGATGCAAAAGCTGCATTGCTGAATTCAATTCTTAAAGAATTAGAGGATAACAAAAAGATTTCAGCAGAAATAAAAGAAACAATTAAAGAAAAAGCAAAAAAGCTATGGAAATCTGTTGACTGGATGCGTGGTGCCGGAATGGTTATGAAAAATATTGCTTTACCAGCAGTTTCAGCTTATTTTACAGGTGGAGTCAGCTTAGTTCCTTTTGCTATTCAAAAATTGAGTGAATTGGGCGATAATCCTGAGAAAATAATTGGAAAACTTCAATCAAAAGAAGGTCAGGAAACTTTTAAAGCTTTCTTCAAATCGCAAGAAGAAGATAAAAAAACTATTAATGCAGTAGCAGAATTTAGAAAGGATTTTTCAGAACTTTTAGAAGCAACTAATTTTAAAAGATTAGTTGTAATAATAGATGATTTGGATCGTTGCAGTCCCGAAAGAATTATTGAAAATTTGGAGGCAATTAAGTTGTTCGTTAATGTTTCGAAAACAGCCTTCGTTATTGGTGCAGATCCACGCATTGTCAAATATGCAATCGAGCATAAATATAAAAACGACAAGGAAATTGAAGAAGATAACAGCCGGATAGTAATTGATTATTTAGAAAAATTAATTCAGTTACCCTATTCTTTGCCAAGACTTTCTGAGTCAGAGGTTGAAACTTATATTTCAATGCTAATATGTAAAAAAGAAATTGGAAATGAGAAATTTAAAATTGTTATAGAGGCATTTCAGAAATACAGACTAAAAAATAAATACTCTGCTTTTGGTTTGTCAGAATTTGAGTCAATTTTGGATGCAGATGATTTTAGTAAAGTCAAAGATAACGTTATTACAATTCCTGCGCTAGTTCCACTAATTACAAATAGTCTATATGGCAATCCACGGCAAATTAAGCGCTTTCTAAATACATTTACAGTTAGGAAAAGACTTGCAGAAGTGGCATCTTTAACAGGTTTTAAAGATTCGGTTCTTGCAAAAATGATGATTCTGGAATATTCCGAACCAAAATTATTCAAAAAGCTATTTGACTGGCAAATAGTGCAGGACGGCATTCCAAAAGAAATTGGGGAGATTGAGTCTATTTGTGAAGAAAAAGAAATTGAAAAAATAAGCGAAGATCTTAATGATTCTGACTTTAAAGAATGGAATAAACCAAAAGTCATAAAGTGGTTCCAAATTGAACCTTTTTTGTCTGAAATAGATTTGCGAGATTATTATTGGATTGCCCGAGACAAATTAGAAAATTCAATAACTTCAGGTAGTATGATTCCGCCAGTAGTAAAATCTTTATTTGGTCAGCTATTACCTGATGAAATGCCTGCTGCCGTAACTAAGGATATACTTTCCAACAGTTTTCAGCAACTAAATAATATCGAAAAAGAAGCTTTCTTTAATTTACTTTCTTCTAATATTAAAAGAAATCCACAACAAAAAAGGTTGTATGATATCTTTACAATTATGCTAGAGGAAAAAATTGATAACACTGCTCAATATTATATTGAAGCTCTTAAAGTAATTAATATATCTAATATTGAGCCGGCAGTAGCTTTAAGACTGTCTAACTTTAAATCTGACCCTATAATTGGTGATTTTTTAATCAATTATTTTCAAGGTGGTAAATCTCCGGCAAGCAGATCTTTTAATTTAAAAAAATAA